AGAACCCGCACCCTCACATTCGGTGCGGCCGTCCCGGCAACGATCGTCGTACCCGTCCGACCCACGCGAACGGCATCGAAACGCGGCAGTTGCGGACCATCGGCTGTCGGCGCTTCCACGACAGGTGCTTGACTGATCGGGCCGACGGGCTCCGGTTCCGACAACGCCGTGAGCGCCTGGAACCGCTGGGCGGCATCGCGGTCGATGACCGGCGGTTCCGGCCGGGCTTCCGAGTCTGCAGCCGAGGTGGGAGGTGCGGATATCGGAGTCGCTGCAGGCCGCCTGACCACCGGCGCGATAGCACGGCGACCGGCCAACCCGCCTACATCTGCGTAAATGTCCGAAGAGGGTTCACTCAGTGTCGACTGTGTCGGCGCTTGCTCCGGGACAGGTTCTGTCGATTCAATAGATGCTTCGCGGCCCGGCGCCGAAATGCCGACCTGCGGCGTCACCAGGGGACGCTCGCTGACCGGGGGAACTGCGACCTCCGGGGCCGGCGCGGTGGCTTGGGGAGCGAGTGCCAGATCCGGTATCGCGATCGGTGCCCGGGGCGGCTGGGGCCGCGACTCGACAATTCCGGACTCGTCGGGACCGCCGGCGCTGCGTGGGACAGCGGCAACTGATGCTCGGCCTTGATCGGCCCCAAAATCGGTACGTTCGGGCACGGCCGGCGCCGGATCCAGAATTCGCCCCCCGGGTTCCGGCGCCGCCGCAAGAGGAGCCGACGATTCGAGAGTTGGTGACTCCGGAACTGGCGGTACCGGATCTGGCGACTCGGGTGTCCAGGTTTCGGGCGACAACGCCTCCGGTGTGGGCAAATCCCGGATTACCTCGGCGCCCGGGCCGGAACCGGCCACGGAGCTCTCAGGCGGTGCCTGTCGGTCGGTCGCCAGACCCACCACGGGCGTCTCAATGACTGGACCATCCGGCGCCACCGCGTGCGTATCCACTTCGTCCTGCAGGTCTGCCCGCGGGCTTTGCGGCTCATGGGCCGGGGGCTCCGACTCAACGGCGGCCGTCTGCGGCACCGGCGCCTGCTCCAGGTCAGCGCTCGGCGCTGAGGGAGTTCGTAGCGGCGATGTATCCGGTGACAAGGCGACTGGCGGCGCAAAGCCGGCCGTCTGCTGCTCAGGCAAGTCGGGGGGCTCGTCGCCAACGTCGGTCGTCGCCATTGGACCGGACGCCTCGAATTCCAGCGGGTCGGATTCGGGGATCTCAAATTCGGGGATCTCAAATTCGGGGCCATCGAAATCAGGCGCATGGACTTCGGGGAACGGGGCCTCTGCCGCCGCGCGATCGGATGGATCCGGCGTGGCCGGAGCAGCGAGGGCGTCTTCAGTTTCACTGTCGCCAGGTCCACTGCCTTCAGGGGCTGCAGCTATCAGCGCACCGGGGATTTCCAGTTCCGGAGCGGGCTCCCGATCGGCCTCGCGCGATGCATCCGCCTGCGCTTCGTCAATGGGTGAACTGTCATCAGGCTGCGCTGGCACGGGCGTCGCTTGCTCGGGAACAACCGTCCCGGTCCCGGCATCGGCCAGTGGCGGCAGCACCAGCTCTGTTTCAACAGGATCCATTCCTTCCCGGTCGGTCTCCGCGGTCTCCAGTTCAGGGGCCGGTGACTCTGCTTCTGACTCGACTTCAGGGGTCGGAAGCGGCTCACGGTCGGAGACCATTTCGTTGGCCGACGGATCGCCGGAAGATCCGGTATCGGACGATCCGGACGGAGAATCAGGGGGCTCGGACGAAAGCCGTTGCCTTTGTTCGACCTCGACGTCGGACTGCGGCCCTGGTGCCGGAGCGGAGGTCCTGTCTCCGGCCGCCGGTTCCTCATCGGATGGCGGCGACACGCCCAGCCAGTCTCTGTCGGTATATGTGGTGTAGCCAAACCAGCCCACCGCCAGCGCTGCCACGCTAACGCCGACAATCAGTACCGTACGGCCCCGTGTCGTTTCCAATGCTTGTCCTGTACCCGGAATATCGTTCCAATCGGTCTCAGTTTGTTACACATTTCATTGCAGTGCGCAAATACAGCCGTTCCTTGTGCACCGGAAGATTCGGGACACAACCTGACGTGCGGTCGGCAGCGGTATTGCCCGCGTCGCGAGGCCGTGCTAGAGGCGGAATCGCGCCCGAACGCGAAACAGATGTGCCATACTGCGTGGTGGCATGGCGACAGTGGATGAAGAATTTATGCGCGACCTAAGGTCTGTTTGTGTTTACTGCGGTTCGTCCGGCCGGGTGTCGGATCGGTTCAAGGATGCGGCGCGCGCTCTCGGCGGAGAGCTCGCTGCCAATGGAATCGCGCTCGTTTACGGTGGCGGGCGCGTGGGGCTGATGGGGCTCACGGCGGACGCCAGCCTGGACGGTGGCGGCCAGGTCGTCGGAATCATCCCGAGCCATATCCGCGATATGGAAGTCGATCATCCGGGACTCACCGAGCTGCATGTGGTCGACAGCATGCATACGCGCAAAATGATGATGTTCGACCGCTCCGACGCGTTCGTCATTTTGCCCGGCGGCCTCGGCACGCTGGACGAAATGTTCGAAATCATCACCTGGCGCCAATTGGGCATTCATGACAAACCCGTGGTTCTCGTGAACATCGACGGCTATTGGGACCGCCTGCTGGCCATGATCGACGGCATGATCGAGGCGGGCTTTGCCCAGCCGGCACATAAAGACCTGTTCAAAGTGGTCGCTGGCATCGATGACGTCGTGGACGCCCTCAGACATGAGCCGACGCCGGTGATCGAACCACAGACGAAATGGCTGTAAACATGGGGCAGGATGGAATGGTCGGCGGCGATCGGCATGGCGGTTCGTACAGGACGACCCGTCTGAGCATCAATCTCAACAAGATCGCACTGCTGCGCAATCAGCGCGACGTCGGATATCCGTCGGTCGTTGCCGCCGGGCGCACGGTGCTCGAAGCCGGCGCCGATGGCCTGACCGTTCACCCGCGACCGGACGGCCGACACATCCGCCACCAGGATGTGTACGACCTGCACCGGCTGGTCGCCATGTGGGGCAGCGGAGTCGAGCTGAATATCGAGGGCAATCCCTTCGATACCATGCTGCCACTGACATTGGACGTACTGCCCGATCAGGCGACGCTGGTTCCCGATGCACCGGATGCTAACACCTCCGATGCCGGTTGGGATATCGATACCGATGGCGCGAAACTGGAGCCGGCAATCAAACAGCTAAAGGATCACGGCATAAGAGTGAGCCTGTTCATGGAAGCCGACCCGGCCACTGTCGCGAAAGCCGCCAGCGTCGGCGCGGATCGGGTCGAACTTTATACCGGACCCTATGCCGGCGCGTTCGCGACCGACCGCCACGCGGCGGTATTGTCCCGCTATGCCGACGCCGCTGCTGCCGCCGACCAGGCGGGACTCGGCGTCAATGCCGGCCACGACCTGACGCTGGAAAACACGCCCGCTCTGAAGGCCGCGATCCCCTTCATCGACGAGGTCTCGATCGGTCACGCATTCACGGCCGACGCACTCTGGATCGGTTTGCCGGCGGCTGTCGCGGCCTATCGGGCGTCGCTCAGGAAATAGCCGCGGGCGGAACCGGATTGGCCCTCGATCATTGACCGTGATGTCCCGCGACAGGGCTTTGACGCCGTTGGCGCAGGTGCTATAAGGCACGCATTCATATTTCGGCTCGGGCGGTCTCAGGCTGGAGCGGTGTCGGCCTGGTTCCAGCCGCCTCCATTACTGGCCGCCGGATACCGGCAATCCACGGCAGGAGAGAGTAACACCCATGGCGAAGATCGCGGTCAAGAACCCGGTCGTCGAAGTCGACGGCGACGAGATGACCCGGATCATCTGGGATTTCATCAAAACCAAGTTGATTCTGCCCTATCTGGACATCGACCTCAAATACTACGATCTCAGCGTACAGAAACGCGACGAGACCGATGACCAGATCACCGTCGATGCCGCAAACGCGATCAAGAAGTACGGCGTGGGCGTCAAATGCGCCACGATCACGCCGGATGAAGGCCGCGTCGAGGAATTCGGCCTGAAGAAGATGTGGCGGTCGCCAAACGGCACCATCCGCAACATTCTGGGCGGAACCGTATTTCGCGAGCCCATCATCTGCTCGAATGTTCCGCGCTATGTACCGACCTGGACGCAGCCAATCATCATTGGGCGTCATGCTTTCGGCGACCAATACCGTGCGACCGATTTCAAGGTGCCGGGGCCCGGAAAGCTGACAATGACCTATACGCCGTCCGACGGCGGCGATCCGGTTACCTATGATGTCTTCGATTTCCCCGAGAGCGGCATCGCCATGGGGATGTATAATCTTGACGACAGCATTCGCGGATTTGCCCGTTCCTGCTTCAATTACGGTCTGCAACGCAAATACCCGGTCTATCTCTCGACCAAGAATACGATTCTCAAAGCCTACGACGGCCGGTTCAAGGACCTGTTCCAGGAAGTGTTCGATGCGGAATTCAAGGCCGAATTCGATAAGCACGGCCTGACTTACGAGCATCGCCTGATCGATGACATGGTTGCAGCCGCCCTGAAATGGGAGGGCGGATATGTCTGGGCCTGCAAGAACTACGACGGCGACGTTCAGTCGGACACCGTCGCTCAGGGCTTTGGGTCGCTGGGGCTGATGACCAGCGTGCTGATGACTCCCGATGGCGATTGCGTCGAAGCCGAAGCGGCTCACGGCACGGTGACGCGCCACTATCGCCAGCACCAGCAGGGCAAGGAAACGTCGACAAATCCGATCGCGTCGATCTTTGCCTGGACGCGCGGCCTGCAGTATCGGGCCAAGTTCGATGACAATCCCGATCTGGCCCGTTTTGCCGAAGCGCTGGAGCGTGTCTGCGTCAAGACGGTCGAAGATGGTAAGATGACCAAGGATTTGGCCATCCTGATCGGACCGGAACAGCCATGGCTAACGACGACCAAGTTCCTTGATGAACTGGATCGCGGACTTCAAAAGGAAATGGGCAGCTTCTGATAGCGCGTCTATTCCATAGTCCCGGATACGTTGCCCCGGACGGTTGAAACCGTCCGGGGCATTTTTCTGATAGTCTCCGGCTTGCATATCGACGCCAACGCAAAAAGCCGCAACGCTCGGCAGAAGAGCGTTGCGGCTTGATAGCGCTATCGACGAATCTACGGAAAAATGCCGATCCTACCGTCGCAACCTTCCGGGGGTCAAACCGACTGGATCAGGCCGTGACCTTGTGGCCATGTGACGGTCGCGACGAGGATGAATTCGATGATGACGAATCGCGTTGTCTGTATGGCTGCTGATACGCTGCCTGCGCATGTTCCGCACAATATGGCAGACTACCGGATGTTGTCTTGCCGCAGAATTTGAAGCCGGGAAGCTTGGGATCGCCGATGGGCCAGCGGCACATATGCTCGGTAAGGCTAAGGATCGTCGCCCCTTGTGCTTCTTCCTTTGGCTTCTTGCGCGGTGTCTTGACTTCCATATCTCCCTTCCCCTTAATCGGCGATGGACGACCGGAAAGCTGAAGCCGATGAGCCTTGCCGATGACAGCATTGCGCGAGACGCCGCCAAGAATCTCCGCAATTTCACTAGCGCTCTTACCGTTTCCCCATAACTCTCTCAATAGGGTGATACGCTCGTCAGTCCACGACATTGGTTATCCGATCCTTGCTGGCTCGCGACCCCGATGGTGTTGGGTCGTGATCTCAGAGCAACATATTGTGTGCGCAAAGCTACAATACTACAAAATCCCGGATAGCGGAAGGGTCGTCCCTCGCCCCGGGACGCGGTTCCCGCCAGGTAACGGAAGCCGCGCCTGTCTCGTCAACGCGCCAGGGCATCCCTGACCGCATCCAGGGCTGCCATTGCGGCAGCGCCATCCGGCCCGCCGGCCTGTGCCATGTCGGGCCTGCCGCCGCCGCCCTTGCCACCGAGAGCGGCCGAAGCCAGCCGAACCAGGGCAACCGCATCGAACCGATCGGTCAGATCCGGAGTGACCCCGACGACGGCCGATGCTTTGCCGTCCGCAACCCCGACCAAGGCGACAACGCCGGTTCCCAGGCGCTTCTTGACGTCATCGGCCATCGGCTTCAGGTCCTTGGCCGGTATATCCGGCAG
This Fodinicurvata sp. EGI_FJ10296 DNA region includes the following protein-coding sequences:
- a CDS encoding LysM peptidoglycan-binding domain-containing protein, encoding METTRGRTVLIVGVSVAALAVGWFGYTTYTDRDWLGVSPPSDEEPAAGDRTSAPAPGPQSDVEVEQRQRLSSEPPDSPSGSSDTGSSGDPSANEMVSDREPLPTPEVESEAESPAPELETAETDREGMDPVETELVLPPLADAGTGTVVPEQATPVPAQPDDSSPIDEAQADASREADREPAPELEIPGALIAAAPEGSGPGDSETEDALAAPATPDPSDRAAAEAPFPEVHAPDFDGPEFEIPEFEIPESDPLEFEASGPMATTDVGDEPPDLPEQQTAGFAPPVALSPDTSPLRTPSAPSADLEQAPVPQTAAVESEPPAHEPQSPRADLQDEVDTHAVAPDGPVIETPVVGLATDRQAPPESSVAGSGPGAEVIRDLPTPEALSPETWTPESPDPVPPVPESPTLESSAPLAAAPEPGGRILDPAPAVPERTDFGADQGRASVAAVPRSAGGPDESGIVESRPQPPRAPIAIPDLALAPQATAPAPEVAVPPVSERPLVTPQVGISAPGREASIESTEPVPEQAPTQSTLSEPSSDIYADVGGLAGRRAIAPVVRRPAATPISAPPTSAADSEARPEPPVIDRDAAQRFQALTALSEPEPVGPISQAPVVEAPTADGPQLPRFDAVRVGRTGTTIVAGTAAPNVRVRVLDGDRELATVQADENGDWVATILDGLESGEHMLGLEVPDPGDGPDTELSGEAIESDEVVVLIVPDRPGVAGQDASDPGAGLDEALAMIVPRDEMGPSRILSAPAAPVRPVANLDAPDIVAAERVEPPRLQRGPTDQRLGPSDISIDVVDYDEAGEVIISGRARPGRDVLVYLDNALIAQGRADMEGVFSLSPDTAVDPGLYELRADALAEDGERVVARAVTPFQMTDVTGLERLDRRVIVQPGNSLWRIARRFYGAGVQYTVIYQANTEQIRDPDLIYPGQVFTVPTGDDRIGSAG
- a CDS encoding TIGR00730 family Rossman fold protein is translated as MRDLRSVCVYCGSSGRVSDRFKDAARALGGELAANGIALVYGGGRVGLMGLTADASLDGGGQVVGIIPSHIRDMEVDHPGLTELHVVDSMHTRKMMMFDRSDAFVILPGGLGTLDEMFEIITWRQLGIHDKPVVLVNIDGYWDRLLAMIDGMIEAGFAQPAHKDLFKVVAGIDDVVDALRHEPTPVIEPQTKWL
- a CDS encoding pyridoxine 5'-phosphate synthase; amino-acid sequence: MAVNMGQDGMVGGDRHGGSYRTTRLSINLNKIALLRNQRDVGYPSVVAAGRTVLEAGADGLTVHPRPDGRHIRHQDVYDLHRLVAMWGSGVELNIEGNPFDTMLPLTLDVLPDQATLVPDAPDANTSDAGWDIDTDGAKLEPAIKQLKDHGIRVSLFMEADPATVAKAASVGADRVELYTGPYAGAFATDRHAAVLSRYADAAAAADQAGLGVNAGHDLTLENTPALKAAIPFIDEVSIGHAFTADALWIGLPAAVAAYRASLRK
- a CDS encoding NADP-dependent isocitrate dehydrogenase, whose product is MAKIAVKNPVVEVDGDEMTRIIWDFIKTKLILPYLDIDLKYYDLSVQKRDETDDQITVDAANAIKKYGVGVKCATITPDEGRVEEFGLKKMWRSPNGTIRNILGGTVFREPIICSNVPRYVPTWTQPIIIGRHAFGDQYRATDFKVPGPGKLTMTYTPSDGGDPVTYDVFDFPESGIAMGMYNLDDSIRGFARSCFNYGLQRKYPVYLSTKNTILKAYDGRFKDLFQEVFDAEFKAEFDKHGLTYEHRLIDDMVAAALKWEGGYVWACKNYDGDVQSDTVAQGFGSLGLMTSVLMTPDGDCVEAEAAHGTVTRHYRQHQQGKETSTNPIASIFAWTRGLQYRAKFDDNPDLARFAEALERVCVKTVEDGKMTKDLAILIGPEQPWLTTTKFLDELDRGLQKEMGSF
- a CDS encoding GcrA family cell cycle regulator — its product is MSWTDERITLLRELWGNGKSASEIAEILGGVSRNAVIGKAHRLQLSGRPSPIKGKGDMEVKTPRKKPKEEAQGATILSLTEHMCRWPIGDPKLPGFKFCGKTTSGSLPYCAEHAQAAYQQPYRQRDSSSSNSSSSRPSHGHKVTA